One region of Eupeodes corollae chromosome 1, idEupCoro1.1, whole genome shotgun sequence genomic DNA includes:
- the LOC129942365 gene encoding uncharacterized protein LOC129942365: MNNDSQMNMTGKGDRAFTNTERFINEVSTRSCIWNKHCPEYKVKSKRKKAWEEICEVFFDNYNTKSTDRKEHLCLLLQKKWKSLRDNYVRELRKNTPMKYGHSMSLSFLKDTIAGVAEKANHDLNSEYNFDLQIEKQQDVKYNYEENDDQETVEDELMMLQDKKSCSYSVDDNYLSSNSNHSTYLDIQSIDGIKSSPTFSEQHEQRLSNALAANKDNVRGRGVVGVDDEDEDRMFLLSLLKDLRKVPQQNKLEAKSELLLVLNKWQKTFTNGGY, encoded by the exons atgaacAACGATTCTCAAATGAACATGACTGGCAAAGGAGATCGGGCCTTCACAAATACAGAACGATTTATTAATGAGGTGTCAACAAGATCTTGCATTTGGAATAAACATTGTCCCGAATACAAAGTAAAAAGCAAACGGAAAAAGGCTTGGGAGGAAATCTGTGAAGTTTTCTTTGATAATTACAATACCAAAAGCACTGACAGAAAGGAACATTTAT GTCTATTGCTtcagaaaaaatggaaaagcttacgtgACAACTATGTGCGTGAGTTGCGGAAAAATACCCCAATGAAATATGGCCACTCAATGTCGCTTAGTTTCTTAAAAGATACCATCGCAGGTGTGGCAGAAAAAGCAAATCATGATTTAAATTCTGAGTATAATTTTGAtcttcaaattgaaaaacaacaagATGTAAAATATAACTACGAAGAAAACGACGATCAAGAGACCGTCGAAGATGAACTGATGATGCTTCAAGATAAAAAATCATGCTCATATTCAGTCGATGATAACTATCTAAGTTCGAATAGTAATCATTCTACGTATTTAGATATTCAATCAATTGATGGAATTAAATCATCTCCAACTTTTTCTGAACAACATGAGCAAAGGTTAAGCAATGCATTAGCAGCGAATAAAGATAATGTTAGGGGGAGAGGCGTCGTCGGCGTGGATGACGAAGACGAGGATCGAATGTTTTTATTATCTCTTTTAAAGGATTTAAGAAAGGTTCCCCAACAAAATAAGCTGGAAGCCAAAAGTGAATTACTTTTGGTACTCAATAAGTGGCAGAAAACATTTACGAATGGTGGTTATTGA